One Coffea eugenioides isolate CCC68of chromosome 2, Ceug_1.0, whole genome shotgun sequence genomic window, AAGTTTTTCATGCtcaattcctttcattttaacCAATTAGCCTAGTAAAATCTTTTCAATGAAGTTTGGATTCAATTATATGAATGTTTTCTAGAtatataattttgtttaaaCCTTATCAGTGCATTGGTCTGAGAGTTGATGAAATAGccaatgcaaaaaaaaaaaaaagggttcctTTGAATGGTATCTTCTACATGAACCGGCTCATTCCTTTTCATATCTTAATATGTCATACTGCACATTTTCTATTCCATCAAACAGTGAAATCATAAAAGtcaccaaatttagtgaaccTAATTCTACAAGTAATCGAATTATAAAAGAATTCTGAATAACGGGTTCTTTCGGGAGGACAAGACTCCAAAGACACTTAATTCtgaaattttggttgaattaATTAAGATTCGAAGAGATGAAAAGATGTGATATATCCCGCAGTTTTGTAAGTGCAATCTGAATATGACATAACTGAGATAGAAAAAGAGACTCACTTGTCTGGAAATTGATGAGTAGGATAAAGTCCTTGCAAAATCTTGATCACCTGAGAGGTGTGTGCAGCTCTCTCAACAAGACAGTATCTTCCACTTGCAGAAGGGTTTTCAAAGGCAAGAACATGTGCATAGGCAACATCTCTAACATCAACCCAATTAAAAGTTGCATAAGGAAATGATTCGTCTCCTGCATTCAGAAGTTTGGGAAATTAACTTTCACCATAAACACGACAGCCTTAGCTTTGAAACAAGCATAAAAATGTAGATGGAGAAAAATCCATGCTCCGAACTGCCATTTTACTTTATCAACATGGGTGAAAATATACAGTTTACTTCATTAATCATGCATGAAGATGCAGCAGGTGATAGAAAAAAAATGGGAGATGTGGAAAGAGTCAAACCTAAGCCATTTTGGATCCTTAGTTTCATTGTTAAATGGAGAAGCAAGAGATCAAAATGCTTATTGACTTCTTTCTGATCAGAAAGTTTAGAGCATGATGAGGCCAACCATAAGCAACAAAGGTCAACAGTCTAGTCGAAATTGTTCATAAAGAAACAGATATATTTCCAAGAGTACCATTTAGTAGGTTCAGGATCAATTGCACACTTATATTGATAGAAGGCTGCAAGTGAGGACCAACTATCCATGATGGATGAATTGTAATCATTTCAATGCCATGCTCCTTCGAGAAGTTCCATGCAGCAGTCTCTGCCAACGTTCTCGAAAGTATATACCAGAGCTACAAGACAACAATGTGTCATCAGATGCTACCAGAGAAgaatgaaattgatttgatcTTGTTGGCACAAAAAAACGCGCACAACAATGTGGAAGCAATGTTAACACATATAGACATACGTGGGAAAAGGAGGAGAACAAACACACAAacaaatattcaataattccTTCAGATCATGATCAAGGAACTATGGGATTCATAAGTAGAAAATGTCAACACCCTCCTCAGTTTAGGCCTATTGATCAGTGAGATTAAGAATGAAAGCATAAACAATTTGAATTTCTGCTCGTAAGCCATGCTAATGACTTCTGAGAAGAAGTTCCCTGTTATTTTCCTAGCATCAATGCTACAAGCCTACATATTGTGCTTATGTCGCTGATTTCAGGTTCAATAATAAGTTGTTCTTTCTTGAAAGTAGTCATTCTATCTTCTTGTCGCTGATTAGTCCACACTTTTATTTTTCTCCATCACCGaaggttttcttttttttctcgtCAATGAAGTTGTTATAAGTTGTTCACTAAACCAAGAACAAGAAGGCGATTGACCACTTTGGTCCGCTTTTGAACACTGACTAGACCAACATCATTCTCTTCCTACCAAAAGACCATCAATAAcagaaaattaaaaacaaaacgAATGTAGCATTTCAGTTTTTACTGGAAGGAGATGTTCTCTTACTCACCTTGCGCTCTACACTGTATGAAGCCTCTGAAAACCAACTTTCATCAACTACAACACCATTCTTCAACTCTCGGTTGTATGCAATTGAGGCCATAGAAGATGTTACTACTACTCTTTTGACAGATGAAACTCTTGCACATGATTGTAGCACATTCAGAGTTCCCTTTACCGCAGGGTCCAACAATTCTGCCTAAGAAATGAAGATAGAAATACTAGTCATTGAAGGCAATTAACTACAATATAATGTTACGTTCTTACCCCTCAAGAATCGTCAGACAAGCATTCATGCTACTGCACATTCAATGGAGGTCTAAAACTTTTTCATTCTATTTTAGCTCTTCACACGGTAGcagaaatttaaatcaaattGAAGATGCCAGCCCAGGAAAAGTATTGCTTAAACAAGTTTGAAATTCGGTCATCGATATACTGTCTTTCCATACAAACATCTCCAGAAAGATAAGTACATTGAatagaaagaagagaaaacgaaaataaaagacgaaacaaagaaaaggagagaTGCTCGTATGACTCCGCGAAAAGACATCAGTTTGAAATACAAGGAGTGCCGAAAATTGTGGCAAATCACTGAATTGGTTTGGAAAAATTATCTCAAAGCGATTCCTATGTGCTTATGCGCGAGGGAGTGTCTGGTTCAGCAAATAACTGCAACTGAAACTCGTGGCAGGTTATTTAATATcccaaaagctacatttttaGGAACAGAAAAGGATAGTAACTTAAATAAAGTAGAAGGTATATTCACGGAAAGATGTTAGTAGACTGGAAATGAAATGGATTAGCAGTTGCTCAATATCTATT contains:
- the LOC113764111 gene encoding cinnamoyl-CoA reductase 1-like, coding for MSGAGKVVCVTGASGYVASWLVKMLLECGYTVKASVRDLNDPDKMEHLISLDGAKERLHLFAADLMKDGSFDEMVDGCEGVFLTAYPLKPVVSDPEAELLDPAVKGTLNVLQSCARVSSVKRVVVTSSMASIAYNRELKNGVVVDESWFSEASYSVERKLWYILSRTLAETAAWNFSKEHGIEMITIHPSWIVGPHLQPSINISVQLILNLLNGDESFPYATFNWVDVRDVAYAHVLAFENPSASGRYCLVERAAHTSQVIKILQGLYPTHQFPDKFSHDSILINPDYSVSNEKAKALGVEFIPLEESLKDTIEGFKKKNLVSL